The sequence GCCATCATGAATTACAAGGACTATCAGAAAGGGCAAAAGCTCTTTATCGGTTACCTTTTAGCAAGTATCGCTGCATTGATTGCGAGCTCTTTCCTGGCAAAACGGAAACCAGCCACGGTGTTTAGCTCATTCGAACAGCTGAAACCCATCTATCGTAGGATTCCGCTTGATATAAGAGCGGTATTGCTTTTAGTAACTGGTCTTTTCCTGTTGCTGTTCATGACGCTCGTCAGTGAACAATTTGTCTATTACCACTCAAATATATTGGCTTCACTTCTTGAGATGATCATCAGCCTTGTCGCTGCAGCTGCATTGCTGGCATTTGGCTTGATCCAGCTGGAGTTCCTGTCAGATTATCGGAAGGATTGGCCGAGGCTGAAGGAAGAGTTGAATGATAGTCTTTTAGTGAAAAGCTATCATGCGTTGCGGGATGCATTTATTTTCAAAAGCATCGGCTTCCAGTTGATCATCCTGCTTGGCATTGTCTTTATGCTGGGAATGCTCTTTGTGGCGGCACTTGTAGAACAAGGAACCTTAGTGGTTGTCCTTATGGCTTTTACAGTAGCTGCTTTGCCAATCTTGATTTTTTTGATGAGAAAAGCAGGCTACCTTAATAAAATCATCAAGAATACCGAAGAACTGGTCAAAGGAAATCTGGCTGCTGACATTCCTGTAAAAGGGAAATCGGTGTTTGCGAGACATGCGGAAAACGTCAACGCACTTAGGAATACCGTGAAAGTCTCTCACAAAGAACAGGCAAAAAGTGAGCGCCTAAAGACGGAGCTGATTACTAATGTGAGCCATGACTTGAGGACTCCGCTGACATCCATCATTACGTATACAGAGCTTTTAAAAACACCTGATCTTGCTCCGGAGGACAGGGACTCCTACATTGAAATTCTTGACCGAAAATCAAAGCGGTTGAAGGTTTTGATCGATGACCTATTCGAGGCAACGAAAATGGCCAGCGGCAATATCGAATTGAATAAGGAGAAGGTCGACCTTAACCAGCTGCTGCATCAGGCACTGGCCGAACATAATGAGGCGCTGAACCAGTCGTCCCTTCAACTGCGGGTATCACAGCCGGAACATCCGGTTTATGCCTTTGTTGATGGGCAAAAGCTCTGGAGGGTATTCGATAATCTCATCGGAAATATCCTGAAG comes from Mesobacillus jeotgali and encodes:
- a CDS encoding sensor histidine kinase, encoding MDIKSKSKYLFIIWVLLLAFGLSGLFSLLTNGSRYMQGNYFESDEYNSQMNQFIAMLNMYELYKMPKEEMKKQITVSDEEIEEHRMRYGNLGDQISNIGMQYEDQIQAAIDSGNKAAENVLTKERDGKIADITENFNSDEYVRSKIVKEKEKKVDEFFRDLEEYSREFNYLGQAYKYYLKDNSTGEVITNLSLSKNEESASDFLNKKDMYYVLDYAGLEKSYMFTGYNENFLPYNEVVEGILENQKDRDMTGKIGLSRHASEKHSAIMNYKDYQKGQKLFIGYLLASIAALIASSFLAKRKPATVFSSFEQLKPIYRRIPLDIRAVLLLVTGLFLLLFMTLVSEQFVYYHSNILASLLEMIISLVAAAALLAFGLIQLEFLSDYRKDWPRLKEELNDSLLVKSYHALRDAFIFKSIGFQLIILLGIVFMLGMLFVAALVEQGTLVVVLMAFTVAALPILIFLMRKAGYLNKIIKNTEELVKGNLAADIPVKGKSVFARHAENVNALRNTVKVSHKEQAKSERLKTELITNVSHDLRTPLTSIITYTELLKTPDLAPEDRDSYIEILDRKSKRLKVLIDDLFEATKMASGNIELNKEKVDLNQLLHQALAEHNEALNQSSLQLRVSQPEHPVYAFVDGQKLWRVFDNLIGNILKYALENTRIYISVKEDHNQAVLTFKNITKYELGDDLEELFERFKRGDQSRHTEGSGLGLAIAKSIIDLHDGTLDIEVDGDLFKVTVILGKLN